Proteins encoded by one window of Flavobacterium sp. N502540:
- the recJ gene encoding single-stranded-DNA-specific exonuclease RecJ — protein sequence MRWTIKPKPSEEKIKHLAQALNVEDFVATLLIQRGIETFEEAKDFFRPQLDQLHDPFLMKDMDKAVSRIELAIKNQENILVFGDYDVDGTTAVSLVSSYLKSHYPNIATYIPDRYDEGYGISFKGIDFADDNGFSLIIALDCGIKSIDHIAYAKERNIDFIICDHHRPGDSLPDAVAILDPKRDDCSYPYDELCGCGVGFKLIQALGTNRNETIHDLVPYLDLVATAIAADIVPITGENRILAFYGLQVINSDPRPGIRALVHQVKKKTLDITDVVFIISPRINAAGRIKHGNHAVELLTEFNFEQAQQFASEIEQYNADRKDLDKKITKEAFQQIAANNEQDRFSTVVFQEDWHKGVIGIVASRLIETYYRPTLVFTKSGDKYAASARSVKGFDVYNALDACSEHLEQFGGHMYAAGMTLKAENYKTFKEAFETQVSATILPEMRTPEIEIDAEINFSDITPKLIRILKQFEPFGPQNMTPVFMTSDIKDTGYAKTLGAEEEHLRLFVKQNNSDGIAAIGFGLGKKLDLAKNQNSFQLAYSLAENEWNGTVSNQLMLKDIRTK from the coding sequence ATGCGTTGGACCATAAAACCAAAACCTTCTGAAGAAAAAATCAAACATTTAGCGCAAGCTTTAAATGTAGAAGATTTTGTCGCAACACTTTTGATTCAGCGTGGCATAGAGACTTTTGAGGAGGCAAAGGATTTCTTTCGCCCACAATTAGACCAGCTTCACGATCCATTTTTAATGAAAGACATGGATAAAGCGGTTTCAAGAATAGAACTCGCCATTAAAAATCAGGAAAACATTTTGGTTTTTGGTGATTATGATGTCGACGGAACAACGGCCGTTTCTTTGGTTTCTTCCTATTTGAAATCACATTATCCCAATATTGCGACTTACATTCCGGATCGTTACGATGAGGGTTATGGAATTTCTTTTAAAGGAATTGACTTTGCCGATGATAATGGATTTTCATTAATCATTGCTCTCGACTGTGGCATTAAATCGATTGATCATATCGCTTACGCAAAAGAAAGAAACATTGATTTTATCATCTGCGATCACCACAGACCCGGAGATTCTCTTCCGGACGCTGTCGCCATTTTAGACCCAAAAAGAGACGACTGCTCTTATCCTTATGATGAGCTGTGCGGCTGTGGTGTTGGTTTTAAACTAATTCAGGCTTTAGGGACAAACAGAAACGAAACCATTCATGATCTCGTTCCTTATCTTGATTTAGTTGCCACGGCAATTGCTGCAGATATTGTACCTATAACGGGTGAAAACAGAATCCTGGCTTTTTATGGCTTACAGGTTATCAATTCTGACCCAAGACCCGGAATCAGGGCTTTGGTACATCAGGTAAAAAAGAAAACATTAGACATAACCGATGTTGTTTTTATCATCTCTCCGCGAATAAATGCAGCGGGAAGAATCAAACATGGCAATCATGCTGTGGAACTACTCACAGAGTTTAATTTTGAACAAGCACAGCAATTTGCTTCAGAAATTGAGCAATACAATGCAGACCGAAAAGATCTGGATAAAAAAATTACAAAAGAAGCTTTTCAGCAAATTGCAGCAAACAACGAACAAGATCGATTTTCGACGGTCGTTTTTCAGGAAGACTGGCACAAAGGTGTCATCGGAATTGTGGCTTCAAGATTAATCGAGACTTACTATCGCCCTACTTTAGTTTTTACCAAAAGCGGAGACAAATATGCTGCATCGGCAAGATCCGTAAAAGGATTTGACGTTTATAATGCGCTTGATGCCTGCTCTGAACATCTGGAACAATTTGGAGGGCACATGTACGCCGCAGGAATGACTCTGAAAGCCGAAAATTATAAAACCTTTAAAGAAGCCTTTGAAACACAAGTTTCTGCAACCATACTTCCGGAAATGCGAACTCCGGAAATAGAAATTGACGCTGAAATAAATTTCAGCGACATCACTCCAAAACTAATCCGTATCCTAAAACAATTCGAACCCTTTGGCCCTCAGAACATGACACCGGTTTTTATGACTTCGGATATAAAAGACACGGGATATGCTAAAACTTTAGGTGCTGAAGAGGAACATTTGAGGCTTTTTGTAAAGCAAAATAATTCAGATGGAATCGCCGCAATAGGCTTTGGTCTTGGAAAAAAATTAGACCTCGCAAAAAATCAAAATTCATTTCAACTGGCTTATTCTCTGGCTGAAAATGAATGGAACGGAACCGTTTCGAACCAACTTATGCTTAAAGATATCAGAACAAAATGA
- a CDS encoding NAD(P)/FAD-dependent oxidoreductase — protein MELSYWELKNWFTNVDYTIVGSGIVGLHAALRLRERFPTAKILVLEKGMLPQGASTKNAGFACFGSLSEIMEDLKTHSEEEVIRLVEKRWKGLQLLRKRLGDTAIDFKPYGGYELFLREDDLSFEECISRLPFVNEILRPLFKADVFAKESDRFGFGNSHDYLIFNPFEAQIDTGNMMQELLRQAVAENILILNQQTLTAYSDLGSEVELVLGDFSFKSGKVLFATNGFAAQLTKGAVKPARAQVLITEPIANLAIKGTFHLDRGYYYFRNINDRILLGGGRNLDFETETTTEFGQTKIVQNKLEDLLKNVILPNQDFRIAHRWSGIMGIGNSKNPVVTQLSENVFCGVRLGGMGVAIGSLIGTELADLI, from the coding sequence ATGGAACTAAGCTACTGGGAGCTCAAAAACTGGTTTACAAATGTTGATTATACTATTGTTGGCAGCGGAATTGTAGGACTGCATGCGGCACTACGCTTACGCGAAAGATTTCCGACCGCAAAAATTCTGGTTCTGGAAAAAGGAATGCTGCCGCAAGGGGCCAGTACTAAAAATGCCGGCTTTGCATGTTTTGGAAGCCTTTCTGAAATTATGGAAGATCTTAAAACGCACTCAGAAGAGGAAGTAATCCGGCTTGTAGAAAAGAGATGGAAGGGCTTGCAGCTGCTGAGAAAGCGACTGGGTGATACTGCCATAGATTTCAAACCGTATGGCGGTTATGAATTGTTTTTAAGAGAAGATGACTTAAGTTTTGAGGAGTGTATTTCGAGACTGCCTTTTGTCAATGAAATTTTAAGACCACTTTTCAAAGCGGATGTTTTTGCCAAAGAATCAGATCGGTTTGGCTTTGGAAACAGTCACGATTATTTAATTTTTAATCCTTTTGAGGCACAAATTGATACCGGAAATATGATGCAGGAATTGCTGAGACAGGCTGTTGCTGAGAATATTTTGATTCTAAATCAGCAGACTCTTACTGCTTATTCTGATTTGGGGAGTGAAGTCGAACTGGTGTTGGGTGATTTTAGTTTTAAATCGGGGAAAGTACTTTTTGCGACTAACGGTTTTGCAGCTCAGCTGACAAAGGGAGCGGTAAAGCCTGCCAGAGCGCAGGTTTTAATTACAGAACCTATTGCAAATTTAGCCATCAAAGGAACTTTTCATTTGGATCGCGGGTATTATTATTTTAGAAATATAAACGATAGAATTTTACTTGGCGGTGGCAGAAATCTTGATTTTGAGACCGAAACAACAACGGAATTTGGACAAACGAAAATTGTACAAAATAAATTGGAGGATTTACTTAAAAATGTAATTTTACCGAATCAGGATTTCCGAATCGCCCATCGCTGGAGCGGTATCATGGGAATAGGAAACAGTAAAAATCCTGTTGTTACTCAATTGTCTGAAAACGTGTTTTGTGGAGTGCGTTTAGGTGGAATGGGAGTAGCAATCGGGAGTTTAATAGGAACAGAATTAGCAGATTTAATATAA
- a CDS encoding 6-pyruvoyl trahydropterin synthase family protein: MSNIRITKQFSFETGHALYGYDGKCKNVHGHSYKLSVTVIGSPITDRSNVKFGMVIDFSDLKKIVKEEIVDQFDHATVFNQTTPHIELANELKNRGHHVILVDYQPTSENMVVDFADRIIARLPKEISLFSLKLQETESSFAEWYASDN, encoded by the coding sequence ATGAGTAATATCAGAATTACAAAACAATTTAGTTTCGAAACCGGACATGCTTTATACGGTTACGACGGAAAATGCAAGAACGTTCACGGACACAGTTATAAATTATCGGTAACGGTTATTGGTTCGCCAATTACAGACCGATCGAATGTGAAATTCGGGATGGTAATTGATTTTTCGGATCTAAAGAAAATTGTAAAGGAAGAAATCGTCGATCAGTTTGATCATGCGACGGTTTTTAATCAAACAACACCACATATCGAATTGGCAAATGAATTGAAGAATCGCGGTCACCATGTAATTCTGGTAGATTATCAGCCCACAAGTGAAAATATGGTAGTTGATTTTGCAGACAGAATTATAGCGCGTTTGCCTAAAGAGATTTCCCTTTTTTCGCTTAAACTTCAGGAAACCGAATCTTCGTTTGCCGAATGGTATGCTTCTGATAATTAA
- the mtgA gene encoding monofunctional biosynthetic peptidoglycan transglycosylase gives MAAPKKPAPKKTTASKPKPTPKKSNRSFGEKVKWFFIKLFLWFFGISIASVVFFKYVPVPFTPLMIIRAIENKTAGKEVYFDHDWEPIDKISMNLQKAVIASEDGTFLKHNGFDFKALQKAYKSNERGRRIRGGSTISQQTAKNVFLWQGKSYFRKGLEAYFTVLIELIWGKERIMEVYLNSIEMGDGVYGAYAATEHWYRRDASSLTPMQAAGIAAILPNPRKFKATGSSSYINRRKERIVREMRSVGKINYNAE, from the coding sequence ATGGCAGCACCCAAAAAACCGGCACCCAAAAAAACAACCGCCAGTAAACCAAAACCAACACCAAAGAAAAGCAATCGCTCCTTTGGCGAAAAAGTAAAGTGGTTTTTCATCAAATTATTTTTATGGTTCTTCGGAATCTCGATTGCGTCTGTCGTGTTTTTTAAATATGTGCCTGTGCCTTTTACCCCTTTAATGATCATTCGGGCAATCGAAAACAAAACGGCCGGTAAAGAAGTCTATTTTGATCATGACTGGGAACCTATCGATAAGATCTCAATGAATTTGCAAAAAGCGGTTATTGCCAGTGAAGACGGAACTTTTCTGAAACATAACGGTTTCGATTTTAAAGCACTTCAAAAAGCCTATAAAAGCAACGAGCGCGGACGCCGTATTCGTGGCGGAAGTACCATCTCGCAGCAAACCGCTAAGAATGTTTTTTTATGGCAGGGGAAAAGTTATTTCCGTAAAGGTTTAGAAGCTTATTTCACCGTTTTAATTGAACTCATTTGGGGCAAAGAACGTATTATGGAAGTCTATCTGAATAGCATCGAAATGGGTGATGGAGTGTACGGAGCTTATGCCGCTACCGAACATTGGTACCGTCGTGATGCTTCAAGTCTAACGCCAATGCAGGCAGCCGGAATTGCAGCCATTTTGCCAAACCCAAGAAAATTTAAAGCAACAGGATCTTCCAGTTATATCAACCGCAGAAAAGAACGAATTGTTCGTGAAATGCGATCGGTTGGGAAAATAAATTACAATGCAGAATAA
- the rsmI gene encoding 16S rRNA (cytidine(1402)-2'-O)-methyltransferase produces the protein MSKLYIVPTPIGNLEDMTFRAIRILKEVDLILAEDTRTSGKLLKHFEIGTHMHSHHMHNEHKTTENLIARLKAGENIALISDAGTPAISDPGFLLTRACVENKIEVECLPGATAFVPALVNSGLPNDKFVFEGFLPDKKGRQTRFLTLAEETRTMILYVSPHKLVKTLAEFIQYFGEDRQVCVSRELSKLHEENVRGTAKEVLAHFEKTAPRGEIVVVVAGKTVEKETKKSKYSKNEEE, from the coding sequence ATGTCTAAACTATATATCGTTCCCACGCCAATTGGCAATCTTGAAGACATGACTTTTCGTGCCATCCGGATTCTGAAAGAAGTCGATTTGATTTTGGCGGAAGACACCAGAACCAGCGGCAAACTGTTGAAGCATTTTGAGATTGGCACGCACATGCACAGTCATCACATGCACAACGAGCATAAAACAACCGAAAATTTAATTGCACGTCTGAAGGCGGGGGAAAATATCGCCCTGATTTCAGACGCAGGAACTCCTGCTATTTCAGATCCCGGTTTTTTACTCACGCGTGCCTGTGTCGAGAATAAAATTGAAGTGGAGTGCCTTCCCGGAGCTACAGCTTTTGTTCCGGCCTTAGTCAATAGCGGATTACCCAATGACAAATTTGTCTTCGAAGGTTTTTTACCTGACAAAAAAGGACGTCAAACTCGTTTTCTGACTTTAGCCGAGGAGACCCGAACCATGATTTTATATGTTTCGCCACATAAATTGGTTAAAACTTTAGCCGAATTCATTCAATATTTCGGAGAAGACAGACAAGTTTGCGTCTCCAGAGAATTATCGAAACTGCACGAGGAAAATGTACGTGGAACGGCTAAGGAAGTTTTAGCACATTTTGAAAAAACAGCACCACGCGGCGAAATTGTCGTAGTCGTTGCCGGAAAAACAGTAGAAAAAGAAACGAAGAAAAGTAAATATTCGAAAAACGAAGAAGAATAA
- a CDS encoding GIY-YIG nuclease family protein: protein MKQKARVSRCIGKVIGSNPIFSTKVFIKNTQTYVWVFLFIAIMFYTYIIYSKALDKYYIGSCQNVEKRLQDHLNSRSNYTKVAKDWELKYYETFPTRSEACKRELQIKKMKSRKYIETLIETKG, encoded by the coding sequence TTGAAACAAAAGGCTAGAGTATCCCGATGCATCGGGAAGGTGATCGGTTCGAATCCGATATTCTCCACTAAAGTTTTCATAAAAAATACCCAAACGTACGTTTGGGTATTTTTGTTTATAGCCATTATGTTCTACACTTATATCATATACTCAAAAGCGCTTGACAAATATTATATCGGTTCCTGTCAGAATGTTGAAAAACGACTTCAGGATCATTTAAACAGCAGAAGTAATTACACAAAAGTTGCCAAAGATTGGGAACTAAAATATTATGAAACTTTTCCAACCAGAAGTGAAGCCTGCAAAAGAGAATTACAAATTAAGAAAATGAAAAGCCGAAAATATATCGAAACCCTAATTGAAACAAAAGGCTAG
- a CDS encoding GIY-YIG nuclease family protein: MFGYFLFIAIMFYTYIIYSKALNKYYIGSCQDVEKRLQDHLNSRSNYTKVAKDWELKYYETFPTRSEASKRELQIKKMKSRKYIETLIETKG; this comes from the coding sequence ATGTTTGGGTATTTTTTGTTTATAGCCATTATGTTCTACACTTATATCATATACTCAAAAGCGCTTAACAAATATTATATCGGTTCCTGTCAGGATGTTGAAAAACGACTTCAGGATCATTTAAACAGCAGAAGCAATTACACAAAAGTTGCCAAAGATTGGGAACTAAAATATTATGAAACTTTTCCAACCAGAAGTGAAGCCAGCAAAAGAGAATTACAAATTAAGAAAATGAAAAGCCGAAAATATATCGAAACCCTAATTGAAACAAAAGGCTAG
- a CDS encoding HopJ type III effector protein encodes MNIQAFLEKVKQTPNEITFPETIAIIEENYNFTPTAFQNGTQHNAAGENSGSCKLFSFAKLQNLTKDETLACFGAFYFDEVLGDPNGTNHQNIRNFINLGWDGIQFEGNALEQK; translated from the coding sequence ATGAACATACAAGCCTTTTTAGAAAAAGTAAAACAAACTCCAAACGAAATAACATTCCCGGAAACTATTGCAATAATTGAAGAAAACTACAACTTCACTCCAACTGCTTTCCAAAACGGAACACAACATAATGCTGCCGGAGAAAATTCCGGTTCCTGCAAATTATTCTCTTTCGCAAAACTGCAAAACTTAACTAAAGACGAAACTTTGGCCTGTTTTGGAGCTTTCTATTTTGATGAAGTTTTGGGCGATCCCAACGGAACTAACCATCAAAACATTAGAAACTTCATCAATTTAGGCTGGGACGGAATTCAATTTGAAGGAAATGCTTTAGAGCAAAAATAA
- a CDS encoding MFS transporter — MKENKSNKPDPYQALRYREFNVFLILRFAMVFAWAMQFIVIEWEVYSITKNPLSLGIIGLMEVIPAVSMALFAGHIVDQREKKGLLAKCILGFSVISFGLFLVTWPRVVGGLSSNVILYSIYILVFLGGLVRAFLGPTIFSLLSLIIPKKAYPNAATWSSTVWQIGAVLGPAVAGFSINWIGVHWSMCLVFGFSVLSLIALSQISKKPIINPKIGESIKDSLTEGLTFVFRNQIVLGALSLDMIAVLFGGAVALLPIFAQDILKVGSEGFGILRAAPAVGSFITMLVSAYVPLYKNAGKKLLIAIFVFGLSIILFGFSTYFWLSVFALFLSGLADGISVVIRQTILQLKTPDHMRGRVGAVNSIFVGSSNELGAFESGATAKLMGTVTSVIFGGSVTLLTVLGFGLISPTFRNLDLQKDMDDHHNME; from the coding sequence ATGAAAGAGAACAAATCAAACAAACCTGATCCGTATCAGGCATTACGTTATAGAGAATTCAACGTATTTTTAATATTGCGCTTTGCAATGGTTTTTGCCTGGGCAATGCAGTTTATCGTAATTGAGTGGGAAGTTTATAGCATCACTAAAAATCCGCTATCGCTTGGAATTATTGGTTTAATGGAAGTTATTCCGGCTGTTTCAATGGCACTATTTGCCGGACACATTGTCGATCAAAGAGAAAAGAAAGGATTATTGGCAAAATGTATTCTGGGCTTTTCGGTAATCAGTTTTGGATTATTTCTGGTAACCTGGCCAAGAGTTGTTGGCGGTTTATCTTCAAATGTAATTTTATACTCCATTTATATCTTAGTCTTTTTGGGTGGATTAGTCAGAGCTTTCCTTGGGCCGACTATTTTTTCTCTTTTATCCTTGATAATTCCTAAAAAAGCATATCCCAATGCCGCAACCTGGAGTAGTACGGTTTGGCAAATTGGTGCTGTATTAGGCCCTGCTGTTGCCGGTTTTTCAATCAATTGGATTGGGGTTCACTGGTCGATGTGTCTTGTTTTCGGATTCTCTGTGCTTTCCTTAATTGCCTTATCGCAAATCAGCAAAAAGCCTATTATAAATCCAAAGATTGGAGAATCAATAAAAGATAGTCTTACCGAAGGTTTAACGTTTGTATTTAGAAACCAAATTGTATTAGGAGCTTTATCACTGGATATGATTGCAGTCCTTTTTGGAGGTGCCGTAGCTTTATTGCCTATTTTTGCTCAGGATATTCTAAAAGTCGGTTCAGAAGGATTTGGCATTTTAAGAGCCGCTCCTGCAGTGGGTTCTTTTATAACAATGCTGGTTTCGGCTTACGTACCTCTCTATAAAAATGCAGGAAAAAAACTTTTGATTGCCATATTCGTTTTCGGATTATCGATCATCTTATTTGGCTTTTCTACCTATTTCTGGCTTTCTGTTTTTGCTTTATTTTTAAGCGGACTTGCCGATGGAATTTCAGTTGTAATCCGTCAAACTATTTTACAGCTTAAAACTCCGGATCATATGCGCGGACGCGTGGGTGCAGTAAACTCTATTTTTGTTGGATCTTCTAACGAGCTGGGAGCCTTTGAGAGTGGCGCAACTGCCAAATTAATGGGAACTGTTACTTCGGTCATTTTTGGAGGTAGTGTCACACTTCTAACTGTTTTAGGTTTTGGACTAATCTCTCCTACTTTTAGAAATCTGGATCTTCAAAAAGACATGGACGATCATCATAATATGGAGTAA
- a CDS encoding enoyl-CoA hydratase/isomerase family protein, which yields MSAEKLEGSLQTTYHNAVATVEFGHPASNSFPRQLLDRLTSEINTLSQNKAVSVIVLQSLGTKVFCSGASFDELLAVKNEQQGAHFFSGFAHLLNAMRNCSKIIVARVQGKAVGGGVGIISACDYVFATPESAVKLSELAIGIGPFVIEPAVSRKIGKAAMAEMTLAAHAWKSAAWALENKLFTEIHNAENLDVAVADFAQQLSLYNPEALYEMKKIIWEGTEHWGSLLVERASITGKLVLSDFSRNALEQFKK from the coding sequence ATGAGTGCAGAAAAACTTGAAGGTTCTTTACAGACTACTTACCATAATGCTGTTGCAACAGTTGAATTTGGGCATCCGGCCAGCAATTCTTTTCCAAGACAATTATTAGATCGTTTAACTTCCGAAATTAATACTCTAAGTCAGAATAAAGCCGTTTCGGTTATTGTTTTACAAAGTTTAGGGACGAAAGTTTTTTGTTCAGGTGCTTCTTTTGACGAGTTGTTAGCAGTTAAAAATGAACAACAGGGAGCACACTTTTTCTCCGGTTTTGCTCATTTGCTGAACGCGATGCGAAATTGTTCTAAAATTATTGTGGCTCGTGTTCAGGGAAAAGCAGTTGGTGGTGGTGTCGGAATTATTTCGGCTTGTGATTATGTTTTTGCGACTCCTGAAAGTGCTGTGAAATTGTCGGAACTGGCCATCGGAATTGGTCCGTTTGTGATTGAACCCGCGGTCTCGCGTAAGATTGGAAAAGCTGCAATGGCCGAAATGACCCTGGCAGCACATGCATGGAAATCGGCGGCATGGGCATTAGAAAATAAACTGTTCACAGAGATTCATAATGCTGAAAATTTAGATGTAGCGGTAGCGGATTTTGCTCAACAGTTAAGTTTGTATAATCCTGAAGCTTTATACGAAATGAAGAAAATTATTTGGGAAGGAACCGAACACTGGGGATCTTTACTTGTCGAGCGTGCCTCTATAACGGGAAAATTAGTTTTGTCGGATTTTAGCAGAAATGCTTTAGAGCAGTTTAAGAAATAG
- a CDS encoding lipid A deacylase LpxR family protein, whose amino-acid sequence MQNKKSFLGFLLLTTVLTFGQAKTTEIGLITDNDLYTSSKNDMYYTNGLELFYRFLSKNNNEKISKKITEFRIGQYIYNPRFINEAAVTINDRPFTGYLFAEAGRSFFYKSESVLKTDFQLGFMGPNALGRETQESFHHLIGYKTVYGWENQLHNAFAIQAHVMYSKKLFPAKHNDFVDLHFQSEANVGTIFTGVSTGFLARVGFKKLLPVYDSNLHDASVSNTAQYNIREFYFYAMPSVNYQFYDATIEGSMFSNTSPLTFDLEPLRFNAEAGLKYRHNNFNMSYSFMYRGRELNDPNTNTNSGYFYGSIRFGYLLK is encoded by the coding sequence ATGCAGAATAAAAAAAGCTTTCTCGGATTCCTGTTATTGACGACGGTTTTGACTTTTGGACAGGCAAAAACTACAGAAATAGGTTTAATTACAGATAACGATTTATATACTTCGTCTAAAAACGATATGTATTATACCAATGGCCTGGAGCTTTTTTATCGTTTTTTGTCGAAGAACAATAACGAAAAAATCAGCAAGAAAATCACCGAATTTCGTATTGGGCAGTATATCTATAATCCGAGATTTATAAATGAAGCGGCCGTTACGATCAACGACCGTCCTTTTACAGGTTATCTTTTTGCCGAAGCGGGACGAAGTTTTTTCTATAAAAGCGAATCGGTTTTAAAGACCGATTTTCAGTTGGGTTTTATGGGGCCTAATGCCCTTGGAAGAGAAACTCAGGAAAGTTTCCATCATCTTATTGGGTACAAAACGGTGTATGGTTGGGAAAACCAGCTGCACAACGCATTCGCGATTCAGGCACATGTAATGTATTCGAAGAAATTATTTCCTGCAAAGCACAATGATTTTGTCGATCTTCACTTTCAGTCGGAAGCCAATGTAGGAACAATCTTTACGGGTGTTTCAACAGGTTTCTTAGCCAGAGTTGGTTTCAAAAAACTACTCCCGGTTTATGATTCCAATTTACACGATGCCTCGGTAAGCAATACTGCTCAATACAATATCCGTGAGTTTTACTTTTACGCAATGCCAAGTGTCAATTACCAGTTTTACGATGCTACCATCGAAGGCAGTATGTTTAGCAACACCAGCCCACTAACGTTTGACTTGGAGCCACTCCGGTTCAATGCCGAGGCAGGACTAAAATACCGACACAATAACTTCAACATGTCGTATTCGTTTATGTATCGGGGCAGAGAATTAAACGATCCGAATACCAACACCAATTCGGGATATTTTTACGGGTCGATTCGATTTGGGTATTTGTTGAAGTAA
- a CDS encoding UDP-2,3-diacylglucosamine diphosphatase, translating into MKKVYFASDQHFGAPTPELSLPREKKFVAWLDEVKEDAEAIFLLGDLFDFWFEYKTVVPKGFVRILGKLAEIRDSGIPVYFFVGNHDLWMDDYFETELNIPVYHDNKEFTFNGKTFLIGHGDGKGPGDKGYKRMKKVFTNPFSKWLFRWLHPDVGVSLAQYLSVKNKLISGDEDVKFLGEENEWLVLYAKRKLETKHYNYFIFGHRHLPMILPVGEDSNYVNLGDWIGYFTYGVFDGENFELKKFEK; encoded by the coding sequence ATGAAAAAAGTATATTTTGCTTCAGATCAGCACTTCGGAGCACCAACGCCTGAGTTGAGTTTGCCACGTGAAAAGAAATTTGTGGCCTGGCTGGATGAGGTGAAGGAAGATGCAGAAGCTATTTTTTTACTGGGGGATTTGTTTGATTTTTGGTTCGAATATAAAACCGTTGTACCAAAAGGATTTGTTCGTATTTTAGGTAAGCTGGCTGAAATTCGTGATAGCGGTATTCCTGTTTATTTTTTCGTGGGAAATCATGATTTATGGATGGATGATTATTTTGAAACCGAATTAAATATTCCGGTTTATCATGATAACAAGGAGTTTACTTTTAACGGAAAGACCTTTTTAATTGGTCACGGTGACGGAAAAGGACCGGGTGATAAAGGCTATAAACGTATGAAAAAGGTCTTTACGAACCCGTTTTCAAAATGGCTCTTTCGTTGGCTTCATCCCGATGTAGGGGTAAGTCTGGCGCAGTATTTATCCGTTAAAAACAAATTGATTTCAGGGGATGAAGATGTAAAATTTCTGGGAGAAGAAAACGAATGGCTGGTTTTATACGCCAAACGTAAACTGGAGACCAAACACTACAATTATTTTATTTTTGGTCATCGCCATTTACCAATGATTCTTCCGGTTGGAGAAGATTCCAATTATGTGAATTTAGGCGACTGGATTGGCTATTTTACCTATGGAGTATTTGACGGAGAAAACTTTGAACTTAAAAAATTCGAGAAATAA
- a CDS encoding thymidine kinase, which produces MFLENTVNHKEQFGWIEVICGSMFSGKTEELIRRLKRAQFAKQRVEIFKPAIDTRYHDEMVVSHDANEIRSTPVPAAANISILAQGCDVIGIDEAQFFDDEIVTVCNDLANQGIRVIVAGLDMDFKGNPFGPMPGLMATAEYVTKVHAVCTRTGNLANYSFRKTDNDKLVMLGETEEYEPLSRAAYFNAMKKIQDK; this is translated from the coding sequence ATGTTTCTCGAAAATACAGTAAATCACAAAGAACAATTTGGTTGGATTGAAGTTATTTGTGGATCAATGTTTTCGGGTAAAACCGAGGAATTAATCCGCAGATTAAAGCGCGCCCAATTTGCCAAACAAAGAGTCGAAATCTTTAAACCCGCTATTGATACCCGCTATCATGACGAAATGGTGGTGTCTCACGATGCCAATGAAATTCGTTCTACTCCGGTTCCGGCGGCGGCCAATATCTCTATTTTAGCACAAGGTTGTGATGTTATCGGTATTGATGAAGCACAATTTTTTGATGATGAGATAGTGACAGTATGTAATGATCTGGCCAATCAGGGAATTCGTGTGATAGTTGCAGGACTTGATATGGATTTTAAAGGAAATCCTTTTGGACCCATGCCGGGACTTATGGCAACCGCCGAATATGTCACTAAAGTTCATGCGGTTTGCACCCGAACAGGAAATCTTGCCAACTACAGTTTTCGTAAAACCGATAATGATAAGTTAGTGATGCTTGGCGAAACGGAAGAGTATGAGCCACTAAGCCGTGCAGCCTATTTTAATGCCATGAAAAAGATTCAGGATAAATAA
- a CDS encoding GIY-YIG nuclease family protein translates to MFYTYIIYSKALNKYYIGSCQDVEKRLQDHLNSRSNYTKVAKDWVLKYYETFPTRSEACKRELQIKKMKSRKYIETLIETKG, encoded by the coding sequence ATGTTCTACACTTATATCATATACTCAAAAGCGCTTAACAAATATTATATCGGTTCCTGTCAGGATGTTGAAAAACGACTTCAGGATCATTTAAACAGCAGAAGTAATTACACAAAAGTTGCCAAAGATTGGGTACTAAAATATTATGAAACTTTTCCAACCAGAAGTGAAGCCTGCAAAAGAGAATTACAAATTAAGAAAATGAAAAGCCGAAAATATATCGAAACCCTAATTGAAACAAAAGGCTAG